From a region of the Pontixanthobacter gangjinensis genome:
- the pspC gene encoding envelope stress response membrane protein PspC, with product MTSERTTLYRDKQNAKLMGVCSGIADYTGVNALWVRLGFIILLLTIAPILLPAYFIAGLLLNKKPAHLYVGKEEQKYWQGVRQSPQRTARQIRSQMRDVDRRLADIETYYVTSNPRLTAEIERLR from the coding sequence ATGACCAGCGAACGGACAACTCTTTACCGCGACAAACAGAACGCGAAATTGATGGGCGTGTGTTCGGGAATTGCCGACTACACCGGGGTCAACGCATTATGGGTTCGCCTTGGCTTCATAATCTTGTTGTTGACCATCGCGCCGATCCTGCTGCCTGCCTACTTCATCGCCGGTTTGCTTCTGAACAAGAAGCCCGCGCATCTTTATGTTGGCAAGGAAGAACAAAAATACTGGCAGGGCGTACGTCAAAGTCCGCAGCGCACCGCGCGACAGATCCGCAGCCAAATGCGCGATGTCGACCGCCGGCTAGCTGATATCGAAACATATTACGTCACCAGCAATCCGCGCCTGACTGCAGAGATTGAACGGCTGCGCTGA
- the leuC gene encoding 3-isopropylmalate dehydratase large subunit, which produces MASKPRTLYDKIWDSHVVETRDDGTALIFIDRHLVHEVTSPQAFEALRIAGRKVRRPDLTLAVPDHNLPTTPRVDAGGKRIPIADPQSAAQLEALEANAPAFGIRYIDATAAEQGIVHVVGPEQGFSLPGTTIVCGDSHTAAHGGMGALAFGIGTSEVEHVLATQTLLLTQSNNMEIVVKGELGPGVTSKDLILHIIGIVGTAGGTGHVIEYRGDVFEQMSIESRLTVCNMSIEAGARAGLIAPDDKTVAYLRGRPLSPTGDEWDKAVSWWGSLKTDVGAHFDKSVHIDASDVEPTVTWGTSPEDVIPIGGSVPDPASFADSSKQEAAQKSLDYMGLVPGQRMSEVEVQNIFIGSCTNSRIEDLRAAAEILKGRKKAANVKWAIIVPGSGLVKLQAEAEGLDTIFTDAGLEWREPGCSACLGMNPDKVPPGERCASTSNRNFVGRQGPGARTHLMSPAMAAAAAVTGRLTDVRELTQRESGNFI; this is translated from the coding sequence ATGGCTAGCAAACCGCGCACACTTTACGACAAGATTTGGGATTCGCACGTAGTTGAAACGCGCGACGATGGCACCGCCTTGATCTTCATCGACCGGCATCTTGTGCATGAAGTAACCAGCCCCCAGGCGTTCGAAGCGCTGAGAATTGCCGGACGCAAGGTCCGCCGGCCTGATCTAACTTTGGCGGTACCAGATCACAATTTACCGACCACGCCTCGCGTAGATGCCGGCGGCAAGCGCATCCCGATTGCCGATCCGCAAAGTGCAGCGCAGCTTGAAGCACTGGAAGCCAACGCACCTGCATTCGGCATCCGCTACATAGACGCGACCGCTGCCGAGCAAGGCATTGTCCATGTTGTCGGCCCCGAACAAGGCTTCTCGCTGCCGGGCACCACCATTGTCTGCGGAGATTCGCACACGGCGGCGCATGGCGGCATGGGCGCGCTCGCATTTGGAATTGGCACCAGCGAAGTTGAGCACGTGCTGGCGACGCAGACACTGCTGCTGACGCAATCCAATAATATGGAGATTGTCGTCAAAGGCGAACTTGGCCCAGGTGTTACATCAAAAGATTTGATCCTTCATATTATCGGCATTGTCGGCACTGCAGGCGGCACTGGCCATGTGATCGAATATCGCGGTGACGTGTTCGAACAGATGAGCATCGAAAGCCGGCTGACCGTCTGTAATATGTCAATCGAGGCAGGAGCGCGGGCAGGCTTGATTGCCCCTGATGACAAGACAGTTGCTTATCTGCGGGGTCGCCCCCTTTCGCCAACCGGAGATGAATGGGACAAAGCGGTATCATGGTGGGGCTCGCTTAAAACCGATGTCGGCGCGCACTTTGATAAGTCGGTCCATATTGACGCTAGCGATGTCGAGCCGACCGTCACGTGGGGTACCAGTCCAGAGGACGTTATCCCAATCGGCGGTTCTGTCCCCGATCCAGCCAGCTTCGCAGACAGTTCCAAGCAAGAAGCAGCGCAGAAAAGCCTTGATTATATGGGACTGGTGCCGGGCCAGAGAATGTCCGAGGTCGAGGTCCAGAACATCTTCATCGGCAGCTGCACCAACAGCAGGATCGAAGATCTGCGCGCCGCAGCCGAGATCTTGAAAGGCCGCAAGAAAGCCGCAAATGTCAAATGGGCGATTATCGTGCCAGGCTCTGGCTTGGTTAAATTGCAAGCCGAAGCAGAAGGGCTGGACACGATCTTCACCGATGCCGGATTGGAATGGCGAGAGCCGGGTTGCTCCGCCTGCTTGGGAATGAACCCCGATAAAGTGCCCCCCGGAGAGCGCTGCGCGTCGACCAGCAACCGCAATTTCGTTGGCCGCCAAGGGCCAGGTGCCCGCACCCATTTGATGAGCCCCGCTATGGCCGCTGCCGCAGCTGTCACTGGCAGGCTGACTGATGTGCGGGAATTGACGCAACGAGAGAGCGGGAACTTCATTTGA
- the pspB gene encoding envelope stress response membrane protein PspB, translated as MDFPSEIIIVPILFIALPWLIMHYITKWKTAGTITNDDEQLLDELYHLAKRLDDRMDTVERLVASDNPDYRPAKLMHDRDVDNQQLRELDRLIAEKKGPQ; from the coding sequence GTGGATTTTCCAAGTGAAATTATCATCGTACCGATACTCTTCATCGCGCTCCCGTGGCTGATTATGCATTATATCACCAAGTGGAAAACCGCTGGCACCATCACCAACGATGATGAGCAGCTACTTGATGAATTGTATCACCTGGCCAAGCGTCTTGATGACCGGATGGACACAGTCGAGCGGCTCGTCGCCAGCGACAATCCTGACTACCGGCCAGCCAAATTGATGCATGACCGCGATGTCGACAACCAACAATTACGCGAACTTGACCGCTTGATCGCCGAGAAGAAGGGACCCCAGTAA
- a CDS encoding SufE family protein has product MRTLDDILEEYEFLEGDERYRLLIELGRELDEMPAALKTDATLVRGCSASVWVYPTDDGGALHFLADSNAAITKGIVALVISAVQDQPAGKVASMDIKAALAPFNLSNQLSSNRTQGIPNMIALVQQHASRIAAA; this is encoded by the coding sequence ATGCGAACACTCGATGACATCCTTGAAGAATATGAATTTCTCGAAGGCGATGAGCGGTACCGCCTGCTGATTGAGCTGGGCCGCGAGCTGGATGAAATGCCTGCCGCGCTAAAAACCGATGCGACTTTGGTGCGTGGTTGTTCAGCCAGCGTGTGGGTGTACCCCACCGATGATGGCGGCGCGCTTCACTTTCTGGCTGACAGCAACGCGGCGATTACCAAAGGCATTGTCGCGCTGGTGATTTCCGCTGTGCAGGACCAACCCGCCGGCAAAGTCGCATCTATGGATATCAAAGCTGCGCTTGCACCGTTTAATTTGAGCAACCAGCTGAGTTCGAACAGGACTCAAGGCATTCCCAATATGATCGCTCTGGTACAACAACACGCCTCCCGCATCGCTGCCGCCTGA
- a CDS encoding YbaN family protein, whose amino-acid sequence MRPLFLAGGLIAVALGAIGAALPIIPTVPFLLLAAFCFARSNPEWEQRMLKHPQWGAHLRDWRERKAISRRSKIMAIGAMTAGVVVTWLTLGVPYVYISIAVLVISGSWIATRNE is encoded by the coding sequence ATGCGGCCGCTATTTCTTGCGGGCGGTCTAATTGCGGTTGCTCTTGGCGCGATTGGTGCAGCCTTACCGATTATTCCGACCGTCCCGTTTTTGCTGCTCGCCGCATTCTGTTTTGCGCGGAGCAACCCCGAATGGGAACAACGCATGCTAAAACATCCGCAATGGGGCGCGCATCTGCGCGATTGGCGTGAACGCAAGGCGATCTCCCGCCGATCCAAAATTATGGCCATTGGCGCGATGACGGCCGGCGTAGTCGTTACTTGGCTCACGCTGGGCGTGCCCTATGTATATATTTCGATCGCCGTTCTGGTAATTTCCGGCAGTTGGATCGCAACCCGTAACGAGTAG
- a CDS encoding acyl-CoA thioesterase, with the protein MSAKPYNFPITIIPSDIDFMGHVNNARYLGWVQDAVLSHWHNIAPAEAVASRAWVALKHEITYRKPAFLDDTGVAANTVLESIKGARAFYNTVIQRGEEVLAEIQSSWCCIDTETLRPARIGEEVAKIFFTK; encoded by the coding sequence ATGTCAGCAAAGCCATATAATTTCCCGATTACCATCATTCCCAGCGATATTGATTTCATGGGCCATGTGAACAACGCCCGCTATCTTGGTTGGGTGCAGGACGCGGTTTTATCGCATTGGCACAACATCGCCCCTGCCGAAGCGGTGGCGAGCAGGGCCTGGGTCGCGCTGAAGCATGAAATCACTTACCGAAAACCTGCCTTCCTTGATGACACGGGAGTGGCCGCAAACACTGTGCTGGAAAGCATCAAAGGTGCCCGCGCATTTTACAACACAGTGATCCAGCGCGGTGAAGAGGTGCTGGCAGAGATCCAGTCAAGCTGGTGTTGCATTGATACCGAAACCCTGCGCCCTGCGCGCATCGGAGAAGAGGTCGCCAAAATCTTCTTCACCAAGTGA
- a CDS encoding sterol desaturase family protein, producing MSTLAIIGIILASLIGMELFAWWAHKYIMHGWGWGWHRDHHEPHDKVLEKNDLFAVVFGTIVFFMFLIGYYYSATLWWTAFGITLYGLIYTLVHDGLVHQRYWRWVPKRGYAKRLVQAHKLHHATVGKEGGVSFGFVFARDPAKLKAELKQQREAGIAVVRDSAGA from the coding sequence GTGAGCACGCTGGCAATCATCGGTATCATTCTTGCTTCGTTGATTGGCATGGAGCTGTTTGCGTGGTGGGCGCATAAATACATCATGCACGGCTGGGGTTGGGGCTGGCATCGCGACCACCACGAGCCGCATGACAAGGTGTTGGAGAAAAACGACCTGTTCGCGGTGGTGTTCGGCACCATCGTGTTTTTCATGTTTTTGATCGGATATTACTATTCCGCAACGCTGTGGTGGACCGCCTTTGGTATTACGCTTTACGGGCTGATCTACACGTTGGTGCATGATGGCTTGGTCCATCAACGTTACTGGCGATGGGTGCCCAAACGCGGATATGCGAAACGGCTGGTTCAGGCGCACAAGCTGCACCATGCGACCGTGGGCAAAGAAGGCGGCGTAAGCTTCGGCTTTGTTTTCGCGCGCGATCCGGCGAAGTTGAAGGCAGAACTGAAGCAGCAACGTGAGGCTGGCATCGCAGTGGTCCGCGACAGCGCTGGCGCTTAA
- a CDS encoding fatty acid desaturase, with protein sequence MKDNRAHPSVSLKSRASQAATGLTLAALIFGSWLSLHFFSMFVFDLSLASLPLAIAIAAVQCWLSVGLFIVSHDAMHGSLVPGSKRINSAIGATLLFLYAGFSWTKMRGAHFDHHRLAGKKGDPDFDENHPAAFWPWYATFLRRYFGPGSIVFVFSVVIIYGLVLDVPLGKIVLLYGAPAIASSIQLFYFGTFRPHHHVDGKGETFADRHNARSENFGTLASLASCFHFGYHHEHHCRPDTPWWALPKVRREVLNKGAAA encoded by the coding sequence ATGAAAGATAATCGCGCCCATCCGTCTGTCAGTTTGAAAAGCCGCGCTTCGCAGGCGGCGACTGGCCTGACACTGGCCGCGCTCATTTTCGGATCGTGGCTCAGTCTGCATTTTTTCTCCATGTTTGTGTTCGATTTGAGTCTTGCCAGCCTGCCGCTCGCGATTGCGATTGCGGCAGTCCAATGCTGGCTGTCAGTCGGACTGTTCATCGTCAGTCATGATGCGATGCATGGCTCTCTGGTCCCGGGTTCCAAGCGGATCAATTCGGCGATCGGGGCGACTTTGCTGTTCCTCTATGCCGGGTTCTCTTGGACCAAAATGCGCGGTGCCCATTTCGACCATCACCGGCTGGCGGGGAAGAAGGGCGATCCCGATTTTGACGAAAATCATCCTGCCGCTTTCTGGCCTTGGTACGCGACTTTCTTGCGCCGGTATTTCGGGCCGGGCTCGATTGTCTTCGTGTTCAGCGTGGTGATAATTTACGGGCTGGTGCTGGACGTGCCGCTTGGCAAAATTGTGCTCCTGTACGGCGCGCCAGCCATCGCATCATCGATCCAGCTATTTTATTTCGGCACTTTTCGCCCGCATCATCATGTTGATGGGAAAGGCGAGACATTCGCTGACCGCCACAATGCCCGCAGCGAGAATTTCGGCACGCTGGCAAGCCTCGCCAGCTGCTTCCATTTCGGCTATCATCACGAGCATCACTGCCGACCTGACACGCCTTGGTGGGCGCTGCCAAAGGTCCGGCGCGAAGTGTTGAACAAAGGAGCCGCCGCGTGA